The genomic stretch CAGATAAACTACATAGACAACCTCTACCCGTCCATAGCCTTAACCCATGCTTCTAAGGGGGCGTGGGTTTTTCCTTTTAATTTAACTTCATTTAACCTTAGCCATTGTCAAGGGAGAATTATTTTTTTTAAACTAGTAATCCCGAATTCCTGAGCTACTAGTCTTTCATTTATGGCAGGACACAGTAAATGGGCTAACATCAAAAGACAGAAGGCTAGGGTTGATGCCAAGAAGGGAAAGACTTTTACTCAACTTTCTCGTGCTATAATTGTAGCAGCTCGTAATGGAATACCAGATCCCAGTGCCAATTTTCAACTGCGCACCGCCATTGAGAGGGCAAAGGCGGCTGGGATGCCAAGTGAGAATATAGAAAGGGCAATCCAAAAAGGGGCAGGCACTTATGTAGACGAGGAAGCAGTTTTAGAGGAGATTAGATATGAGGGTTACGCGCCGGGAGGGGTGGCAGTATTAATTGAGGCACTGACAGACAACCGCAACCGCACAGCGGCTGATTTACGGGCTGCCTTTAACAAGAATGGGGGAAGAATGGGGGAGACTGGTTGTGTCAGTTGGATGTTTGAACGA from Geminocystis sp. M7585_C2015_104 encodes the following:
- a CDS encoding YebC/PmpR family DNA-binding transcriptional regulator: MAGHSKWANIKRQKARVDAKKGKTFTQLSRAIIVAARNGIPDPSANFQLRTAIERAKAAGMPSENIERAIQKGAGTYVDEEAVLEEIRYEGYAPGGVAVLIEALTDNRNRTAADLRAAFNKNGGRMGETGCVSWMFERKGVVTIDGAVDEEHLLETCVNADALSYEIIQEDDYRGAEVFTTVEGLERVSEALKSAGFAVKDAELRWIPKSYVEVSDPEQIKLILRLMETLESLDDVQNVTANFDLVT